A single Triticum dicoccoides isolate Atlit2015 ecotype Zavitan chromosome 2A, WEW_v2.0, whole genome shotgun sequence DNA region contains:
- the LOC119353237 gene encoding NAC domain-containing protein 92-like codes for MSDVTAVMDLALPPGFRFHPTDEEVVTHYLTRKVLRESFSCQVITDVDLNKNEPWELPGKAKMGEKEWFFFVHKGRKYPTGTRTNRATKKGYWKATGKDKEIFRGKGRDAVLVGMKKTLVFYTGRAPSGGKTPWVMHEYRLEGQLPHRLPHTAKDDWAVCRVFNKDLAAKNAPPQMAPAADGAMEDPLAFLDDLLIDTDLFDDADLPMLMDSPSGADDFAGASSSTSSAALPLEPDGEHLTIKTELPVLHPQQQQSPNYFFIPATANGNLGGAGYSPYQAMGDQQAAIRRYSKPKAEVASSSALLSPSLGLDTRALAGADTSFLMPSSRSYLDLEELFRGEALMDYSDMWKI; via the exons ATGTCGGACGTGACGGCGGTGATGGATCTGGCGCTTCCACCGGGGTTCCGGTTCCACCCCACCGACGAGGAGGTGGTCACCCACTACCTCACCCGCAAGGTCCTCCGCGAATCCTTCTCCTGCCAGGTGATCACCGACGTCGACCTCAACAAGAACGAGCCGTGGGAGCTCCCGG GGAAGGCGAAGATGGGGGAGAAGGAGTGGTTCTTCTTCGTGCACAAGGGTCGGAAGTACCCGACGGGAACGCGCACCAACCGGGCTACGAAGAAGGGGTACTGGAAGGCGACGGGGAAGGACAAGGAGATCTTCCGCGGCAAGGGCCGGGACGCCGTCCTCGTCGGCATGAAGAAGACGCTCGTCTTCTACACCGGCCGCGCCCCCAGCGGTGGGAAGACGCCGTGGGTGATGCACGAGTACCGCCTCGAGGGCCAGCTGCCCCATCGTCTTCCCCACACCGCCAAG GACGATTGGGCTGTTTGCCGGGTGTTCAACAAAGACTTGGCGGCGAAGAATGCGCCGCCCCAGATGGCGCCGGCGGCTGACGGGGCCATGGAGGACCCGCTCGCCTTCCTCGATGACTTGCTCATCGACACCGACCTGTTCGACGACGCGGACCTGCCGATGCTCATGGACTCTCCGTCTGGGGCTGACGACTTCGCCGGCGCTTCGAGCTCCACCTCCAGCGCGGCCCTGCCGCTCGAGCCGGACGGGGAGCATCTGACCATCAAGACGGAGCTACCGGTGCTAcatccgcagcagcagcagagCCCGAACTACTTCTTCATACCGGCGACGGCCAACGGCAATCTTGGCGGCGCCGGGTACTCACCCTACCAGGCTATGGGCGACCAGCAGGCTGCGATCCGCAGGTACAGCAAGCCGAAGGCGGAGGTAGCGTCTTCGTCGGCGCTGCTGAGCCCTTCGCTGGGCTTGGACACGAGGGCGCTCGCCGGCGCGGACACCTCGTTCCTGATGCCGTCGTCGCGGTCGTACCTCGATCTGGAGGAGCTGTTCCGGGGCGAGGCTCTCAtggactactccgacatgtggaagATCTGA